The DNA sequence TGGACCAATTACTCGCCGAACTCATTAAAACAGAGCAGACGGTTATCGAACTCAAAAGCAACAATGAAACGGTTTTGTACGCGTTGTCGATCCTGACTGGAAAAACAACTGAACAACTGAATTATCTTAAATTACCTGACGAACTTACGGTTACAAATCTGCCGATAAAAAGGCCCGAACTAGATATGTTCAGTAAGCAAAATGAGCTTTTAAGCGCCAATTCTGAAATTCTACAGAAGCAACGAAATCCCAAGTTATTTGGTTTTGGGCAGGCTGGCTATGGACGACCTGGAATGAATATGCTTAGCACTAAATTCGACACCTATTATCTGGTTGGCCTTGGTTTTAGCTGGAATGTTCTGGATTGGAAAACAACCAGCCGTCAAAAACAAATGATCAAACTTCAGCAGGACATCGTTCAAACCAAACAAGAATCGTTTGTACGGAATATTGATTTGGCAACCGACCAGCAAACGAAACAAATCAACCAAATTGCTGAATTACTGAAAACCGATCAGGAATTAATTGTGATTCGCGAACGGATCACGAAAACATCAGCTTCGAAACTTGAAAACGGATCCATCACTATGGCCGATTACATTCAGGATTTGAATGCCGAAACGACTGCCCGACTGATGCTCGAAACCCGCAAAATACAGCTGAAAGAAGCCCGGATAAAACTTGAGAATATCAGGGGAGTTCAGTAGAGTTATAAATGATGAATTATAAGTTATAAAAAACAGATATAAACACAATGAATATGAAAAAACTACAAATCATAGTATTGGCTTTTCTGGTGTTAGGAGCCTGTAAAAGCGGAGAAAAGCAATCGGATGCTTACGGAAATTTTGAAGCTGTGGAAACTATAGTTTCTTCGGAAATGCCCGGGAAATTACTGATCATGGACGCGAAACAGGGTGACTTGC is a window from the Aquipluma nitroreducens genome containing:
- a CDS encoding TolC family protein, producing the protein MKIIKLLFIAMLFPAHLLMAQEAVTLEQCQNWARESHPVLKQLDLYQQILDLKNENNATSFLPQISLNGQATYQSAVTKIGISLPNIKIPSVDKDQYKVYLDFKQTIWDGGLSKAKERINNVENAGNLQQTEVELYQVKEKVNQFFFTSFLIQENLKILEKKTETLSERRKSMESAVNNGMVLSSELDQLLAELIKTEQTVIELKSNNETVLYALSILTGKTTEQLNYLKLPDELTVTNLPIKRPELDMFSKQNELLSANSEILQKQRNPKLFGFGQAGYGRPGMNMLSTKFDTYYLVGLGFSWNVLDWKTTSRQKQMIKLQQDIVQTKQESFVRNIDLATDQQTKQINQIAELLKTDQELIVIRERITKTSASKLENGSITMADYIQDLNAETTARLMLETRKIQLKEARIKLENIRGVQ